A part of Ziziphus jujuba cultivar Dongzao chromosome 8, ASM3175591v1 genomic DNA contains:
- the LOC107413468 gene encoding epsin-3 isoform X1: MATPFLNELKKQASFFFKDKIKTVRLVLTDATPTQLMTDEATNGNSWPPDTRTFRVISRAAFDIDDYWRIVEILHKRLMNFDRENWRGSYKALILLEHLLTHGPLSVALEFQDDKDTIKNMGSFQHIDEKGFNWGFCVKKLSERVLKLLEDELFRKQERAKAHNLTRGIQGFGSFNQRSSSNSKESLEFFASKTYGRCNSHYNEHGDQNQKTKFLASNGFFFVDEDGIGKKRHIDLESRKPEKYSDSNWLSEEDEYSTEDHPFCTKNKHPLTDSLLSSVE; encoded by the exons ATGGCAACTCCATTTCTGAATGAATTGAAGAAGCAAGCTTCGTTCTTCTTCAAAGACAAGATTAAAACTGTTCGTTTGGTGCTCACTGATGCAACTCCTACACAACT AATGACAGACGAAGCTACAAATGGGAATTCATGGCCACCAGACACACGTACCTTTCGAGTGATTTCGAGGGCTGCTTTCGATATTGATGATTACTGGAGGATTGTGGAGATTCTACACAAGAG GTTGATGAACTTTGATAGGGAGAACTGGCGAGGGTCTTACAAGGCTCTAATATTATTGGAACACCTTCTCACCCATGGACCTCTAAGTGTTGCTTTGGAGTTTCAGGATGATAAAGATACTATCAAAAACATGGGAAGCTTTCAGCATATTGATGAGAAGGg GTTCAACTGGGGCTTTTGTGTGAAAAAGTTGTCAGAGAGAGTATTGAAGCTTCTTGAAGATGAGTTGTTTCGTAAACAAGAGAGGGCCAAAGCTCATAATCTAACTCGAGGAATTCAAGGCTTTGGGAGCTTCAATCAGCGTTCCTCTTCCAATTCAAAAGAAAGCTTGGAATTCTTCGCTAGTAAGACTTACGGGAGATGTAATTCTCATTACAATGAACATGGTGATCAAAATCAGAAAACCAAGTTCTTGGCCTCGAACggatttttctttgttgatgAAGATGGGATTGGCAAGAAAAGGCATATCGATTTGGAATCCAGAAAACCAGAAAAGTATTCAGATTCTAACTGGTTGAGTGAAGAAGATGAATACAGCACAGAGGATCATCCATTTTGTACTAAGAACAAGCATCCGCTCACAGATTCCCTGCTTTCTTCCGTAGAATGA
- the LOC107413468 gene encoding uncharacterized protein LOC107413468 isoform X2, with protein MATPFLNELKKQASFFFKDKIKTVRLVLTDATPTQLMTDEATNGNSWPPDTRTFRVISRAAFDIDDYWRIVEILHKRFNWGFCVKKLSERVLKLLEDELFRKQERAKAHNLTRGIQGFGSFNQRSSSNSKESLEFFASKTYGRCNSHYNEHGDQNQKTKFLASNGFFFVDEDGIGKKRHIDLESRKPEKYSDSNWLSEEDEYSTEDHPFCTKNKHPLTDSLLSSVE; from the exons ATGGCAACTCCATTTCTGAATGAATTGAAGAAGCAAGCTTCGTTCTTCTTCAAAGACAAGATTAAAACTGTTCGTTTGGTGCTCACTGATGCAACTCCTACACAACT AATGACAGACGAAGCTACAAATGGGAATTCATGGCCACCAGACACACGTACCTTTCGAGTGATTTCGAGGGCTGCTTTCGATATTGATGATTACTGGAGGATTGTGGAGATTCTACACAAGAG GTTCAACTGGGGCTTTTGTGTGAAAAAGTTGTCAGAGAGAGTATTGAAGCTTCTTGAAGATGAGTTGTTTCGTAAACAAGAGAGGGCCAAAGCTCATAATCTAACTCGAGGAATTCAAGGCTTTGGGAGCTTCAATCAGCGTTCCTCTTCCAATTCAAAAGAAAGCTTGGAATTCTTCGCTAGTAAGACTTACGGGAGATGTAATTCTCATTACAATGAACATGGTGATCAAAATCAGAAAACCAAGTTCTTGGCCTCGAACggatttttctttgttgatgAAGATGGGATTGGCAAGAAAAGGCATATCGATTTGGAATCCAGAAAACCAGAAAAGTATTCAGATTCTAACTGGTTGAGTGAAGAAGATGAATACAGCACAGAGGATCATCCATTTTGTACTAAGAACAAGCATCCGCTCACAGATTCCCTGCTTTCTTCCGTAGAATGA